Proteins from a single region of Strix uralensis isolate ZFMK-TIS-50842 chromosome 12, bStrUra1, whole genome shotgun sequence:
- the HERPUD1 gene encoding homocysteine-responsive endoplasmic reticulum-resident ubiquitin-like domain member 1 protein isoform X1, with protein sequence MEEPLTLLVRSPTQRHPDLRLRARPAWTVRRLKAELRRLVPEAPPEEDQKLIYSGKLLLDHHYLRELLPKHGELHALHLVYSFKMPANVQETNAEVKADQPKLSSEASQEPSVSSSDDDERLTCSSGGQSSAEASNRPRLETTRHPFQTVAPGFSAYTTYSMLQMSWFQQIYARQYYMQYLASAAASADPAHARHSQEIPVTPPAPLPDPFPVQNQPGNQNAAAQVNAVANQNLQMNGQGGPLMQEEEEGGNQDWLDWLYSATLLYVFVNIIYFYSSLSRFLLVMGGTVLMYLHHVGWLPFRRRPVQPFPGNAPLQAAINQDQNNNLQGENAGRADESEASPDEGQVLQELQQANPSFMSTAWVFFKTFFASLLPEGPGVTRN encoded by the exons ATGGAGGAGCCGCTGACGCTGCTGGTCCGGAGCCCCACGCAGCGGCACCCCGACCTCCgcctccgcgcccgccccgcctgGACCGTCCGGCGCCTCAAGGCTGAGCTGCGCCGCCTCGTCCCCGAGGCGCCG ccTGAAGAGGACCAAAAGTTGATTTattctgggaagctgctgcttgATCATCATTATCTGAGAGAGTTGCTGCCAAAG CACGGGGAGTTGCATGCTCTTCATTTGGTATACAGCTTCAAGATGCCTGCAAATGTGCAAGAAACCAACGCAGAG GTGAAAGCTGATCAGCCAAAGTTATCGTCAGAAGCCAGTCAAGAACCATCTGTATCTTCCTCAGATGATGATGAAAGACTGACATGCTCTTCTGGTGGGCAATCTTCAGCAGAAGCCAGTAACA GACCAAGGCTGGAAACAACTCGACACCCCTTCCAAACTGTGGCTCCTGGCTTCTCTGCTTATACGACCTACAGCATGCTTcagatgtcctggtttcagcagaTTTATGCAAGACAATATTACATGCAATA CttggcttctgctgctgcatctgCTGACCCAGCCCATGCACGACATTCTCAGGAGATACCAGTGACACCTCCAGCACCTCTCCCAGACCCATTTCCTGTACAGAATCAGCCTGGAAACCAGAATGCTGCTGCCCAGGTTAATGCAGTGGCCAACCAGAACTTGCAGATGAATGGCCAAGGCGGTCCCCTCatgcaggaagaggaggaaggtggcaATCAAGATTGGTTGGACTGGCTCTACTCGGCAACACTGCTCTATGTCTTTGTCAACATTATCTATTTCTACTCCAGTCTCAGCAGATTCCTCCTGGTTATGGGTGGAACTGTGCTGATGTATCT GCACCATGTTGGATGGCTTCCATTTAGACGACGACCAGTTCAGCCCTTCCCAGGCAATGCTCCTCTTCAAGCTGCCATAAACCAGGACCAGAACAATAACTTACAG GGAgaaaatgcaggcagagcagatgAATCTGAGGCATCTCCTGATGAGGGACAAGTTTTACAAGAACTGCAGCAGGCCAACCCTTCATTTATGAGCACAGCATGGGTGTTTTTCAAGACTTTCTTTGCATCCCTCCTCCCAGAAGGGCCTGGAGTGACCCGCAACTGA
- the HERPUD1 gene encoding homocysteine-responsive endoplasmic reticulum-resident ubiquitin-like domain member 1 protein isoform X2: protein MEEPLTLLVRSPTQRHPDLRLRARPAWTVRRLKAELRRLVPEAPPEEDQKLIYSGKLLLDHHYLRELLPKHGELHALHLVYSFKMPANVQETNAEVKADQPKLSSEASQEPSVSSSDDDERLTCSSGGQSSAEASNRLETTRHPFQTVAPGFSAYTTYSMLQMSWFQQIYARQYYMQYLASAAASADPAHARHSQEIPVTPPAPLPDPFPVQNQPGNQNAAAQVNAVANQNLQMNGQGGPLMQEEEEGGNQDWLDWLYSATLLYVFVNIIYFYSSLSRFLLVMGGTVLMYLHHVGWLPFRRRPVQPFPGNAPLQAAINQDQNNNLQGENAGRADESEASPDEGQVLQELQQANPSFMSTAWVFFKTFFASLLPEGPGVTRN from the exons ATGGAGGAGCCGCTGACGCTGCTGGTCCGGAGCCCCACGCAGCGGCACCCCGACCTCCgcctccgcgcccgccccgcctgGACCGTCCGGCGCCTCAAGGCTGAGCTGCGCCGCCTCGTCCCCGAGGCGCCG ccTGAAGAGGACCAAAAGTTGATTTattctgggaagctgctgcttgATCATCATTATCTGAGAGAGTTGCTGCCAAAG CACGGGGAGTTGCATGCTCTTCATTTGGTATACAGCTTCAAGATGCCTGCAAATGTGCAAGAAACCAACGCAGAG GTGAAAGCTGATCAGCCAAAGTTATCGTCAGAAGCCAGTCAAGAACCATCTGTATCTTCCTCAGATGATGATGAAAGACTGACATGCTCTTCTGGTGGGCAATCTTCAGCAGAAGCCAGTAACAG GCTGGAAACAACTCGACACCCCTTCCAAACTGTGGCTCCTGGCTTCTCTGCTTATACGACCTACAGCATGCTTcagatgtcctggtttcagcagaTTTATGCAAGACAATATTACATGCAATA CttggcttctgctgctgcatctgCTGACCCAGCCCATGCACGACATTCTCAGGAGATACCAGTGACACCTCCAGCACCTCTCCCAGACCCATTTCCTGTACAGAATCAGCCTGGAAACCAGAATGCTGCTGCCCAGGTTAATGCAGTGGCCAACCAGAACTTGCAGATGAATGGCCAAGGCGGTCCCCTCatgcaggaagaggaggaaggtggcaATCAAGATTGGTTGGACTGGCTCTACTCGGCAACACTGCTCTATGTCTTTGTCAACATTATCTATTTCTACTCCAGTCTCAGCAGATTCCTCCTGGTTATGGGTGGAACTGTGCTGATGTATCT GCACCATGTTGGATGGCTTCCATTTAGACGACGACCAGTTCAGCCCTTCCCAGGCAATGCTCCTCTTCAAGCTGCCATAAACCAGGACCAGAACAATAACTTACAG GGAgaaaatgcaggcagagcagatgAATCTGAGGCATCTCCTGATGAGGGACAAGTTTTACAAGAACTGCAGCAGGCCAACCCTTCATTTATGAGCACAGCATGGGTGTTTTTCAAGACTTTCTTTGCATCCCTCCTCCCAGAAGGGCCTGGAGTGACCCGCAACTGA